The following coding sequences are from one Collimonas arenae window:
- a CDS encoding cupin domain-containing protein: protein MKAYLSISILLAGILSAHFAMAADMAPAAKATQVLQRIRVQGTEREMGMGIAEFAPNAEKPRHKAIGPEIVYVLEGEITVLVDGAPAKVVHAGGSYQLAAKDVHVTKAGPAGAKTIASWVTVPGKQFNVFVPR, encoded by the coding sequence GTGAAAGCGTATCTTTCTATTTCCATCCTTCTGGCGGGCATTCTGTCGGCGCATTTTGCAATGGCTGCGGATATGGCCCCGGCAGCAAAGGCGACACAAGTCTTGCAAAGAATCCGCGTGCAGGGAACCGAGCGCGAAATGGGCATGGGGATTGCTGAGTTCGCTCCGAACGCCGAAAAACCTCGCCACAAGGCGATAGGGCCCGAGATCGTGTATGTGCTTGAAGGGGAAATAACGGTTCTGGTAGATGGTGCGCCTGCAAAAGTTGTGCATGCGGGCGGGAGTTACCAGCTTGCAGCGAAAGATGTGCATGTCACTAAAGCAGGACCGGCAGGCGCGAAAACCATTGCATCTTGGGTGACCGTACCAGGCAAGCAATTTAACGTATTTGTGCCAAGATAA